TAACGCGGTGTCGACTGCTTTGAGTCCTCTTAAATTTTTAATTACAAGATTTTATCAAGTTCATCCGTCATTCcagcttttttaaaacaaggtgtGAAACTTCTAGTATGAGTCTTCGCACCTCCCCTTCCAATACCTGTCAAAATTTAGTATACTGGACTTGAATATGTGTTGCCATTCATCCAAATGGCTTCATTCTTAATTTTAGGTGTGGAAGTCCAGCATTTTCAGATGCCTCCTTTTCTCTGTTGCcacctctgtctgttttttttattttttatcttcagTGGCTCTGTATCAAAAGTAAAGAGACACTGGCATTGATTAATTCAAGGCCAATTCCTTGTTCTCTACTCTGTGTCATCCTGcacacaaaatatttatttaatactaACAAGTGAATAAATATAGGCACAAGGTCTTTTTTTAACACCTACAGTATGTTGAGAGAATTGTGCAAATTGTGTTTCATTAATGAAGAGAAATAGTCTTTGTTTCGCTGTGATTCTTAATGGATGGGCAGATCTATATAATTTGCTGTTTTCACTCCTGCTGAGTCACAAAATCACACTGTGGACTAATTTCCCAGTAATGCCCGACTAGTGCAGGGCTAATCAGTGGGTGCTATAATTTAAAGATGTCTGCTTTCATATGTCAGCCTCCACCTCCCACACTGGCACGAATGCAACggaaagcacagacacacacatgcacacacacactcttaggCATTTGGCTAATTACGGCTTCGGTTAAACTGCTTGCCCTTTTTGAACGCGGGTTCAGCTGACAGTGAATACGTCTGCAAATGTATGTTAACGTTTATGTGTATTGTTTTGATGAGCTTCTGTGCTGATACGTGTTGCTGCCAAAGCTTTTCCCAAATCattacttgattttttttctttatgacaAGTGACAGCTATTACCTAGTCTATAACGGTGGGAAATGGCTGTCATCCTCTTTTTCccattaggaaaaaaaaaagtcaaatagtCCCCTAATAATCATCACTTATCTCTTGCTAAATACTCCGAACTACATGGATGAAATCCCCAAGGATCATTTTCCTTGTCGATTCATTTGTTGGATTATTTTCTCGATGAATCAGTTAgctgtttggtctataaaatgttcatcagtgtttcccaaagcacaagatgatgtcctcaaatggccttttttgtccacaacccaaagatattcagtttactgtgatagaggaataaaaaaaacagaaaatattcacatcttttacatttcttctttaaaaaattactcaaaccaattattggattatcaaaacagttggcaACTTATTGGTTAATTGTAGTTGTAGTAACCGACATACAGTAGTACTAAAGTAAGCGGAGCAGATATTAgcacatttaacattttgtcttgtATACAGTTTGTCCAGTGCTGTGGTTGAGCTGtagcagatgtttgtgtgcactCTGTCGTTCCGAGTTATGACCTAGTGTTTGGATCACATCTCCTATTCTTTGTGCTCTCTCAAACACCTGACTGTTATCTCTCCTCGGGCGGAGAGACAGAGAATATGAGGGCTGAGGCAGgtagaaggtgtgtgtgtgcgtgcccgTGCATGTCCGTGCATGTATCTCCTGTGCCTATATTGGGGGGGgtgtcagtgcagtcacagcaGTGAGTCAGCCTTAGTCACGGGGTGGAGACGGTGATGGAGAGGGAGGGTTTagtgagaggagaggtgagagaaTTGGAGGGAGGAGATAGGGCGAGAGCAGGCAAGGTAGatgaatagtgtgtgtgtgtgtgtgtgtgtgtgtgtgtgtgtgtgtgtgtgtgtgtgtgtgtgtgtgtgtgtgtttgaggaggaGAATAGTGTTTGACggtggagggagaaggagagaatgacaaaggaaggagagggaggggtgctggaggaggaggaggaggaggaggacagagagaaacgAAGGCAGACACTGACTTCTCTCTTTGTTCTGTCGTCTGAAAACGCTCACAGCTGGTTCACACCAGAGTGTAACACAGCCTTGTGTTACTGTCTCAGAGCAGCTCTGCCAAGTGTCCCCGGCGTCAGATGCCACAAACAATGCAATACTATACTGGGCTGATTGTGTTTCACCACTTGTATTTCTCCGTGCATGAAATGTAACACTGTCCACAAAGCACGGCTGTTGGGGGTGCATCTGTCAGGGCATCGCTACATTTTCAGTCATGATGAGAGGCTTATTTTTAACGGGCTATATCACAGTATTCTGCCAGGATCTGTATCAGGATATTCTGCCCCTGTATTATTCAAATAATCAATACATTTCCCTTACATCATGTACCCCATGTGTACATCATTTTGTAATAAAGTCCAGCAAACAGACATAAAAGCACTAACAAATGCCTGTTGTTTGTCTCTAGCATCTTCAGATGACCGTTCAGGCTCTTCAGGATGAGCTGAGGATCCAGAGGGACCTGAACCAGCTGTTCCAGCAAGACCCCGCCAACCAAGGCCGGGACCTGGCCCTGACATCTGAACCAACAGAGGAAAACTACCGGCGGCTACAGGCCGAACATGAGAGGCAGTCCAAAGagctcttcctcctcagaaAGACCCTGGAGGAGATGGAGTTGAGGATTGACACGCAGAAGCAAACCCTGGGAGCCAGAGACGAGTCCATCAAGAAACTTCTGGAGATGCTGCAGAGCAAAGGTTTGTTGGCCCGTAGATTCTGATtcttttacaatattaaagtcAAAAGAAGAACCAGCAAACTCTTCAAAATAATGAGTCAATATGtttcttttcaaacatttcgaaatttcaaaatatcaaatgaaGTCATCAGCGCTCACAGAGAAGTATGTCACGCTTGTAACACTTTCGTTATTACTGATGCAAAGTAGAGCCCAAGGCCTGGAACGCGTCCGTTTCCTTCTGCTTCTGTGAGGCGTTAAAAGTGTTACAGGCATACCAGCGAGTGCAACTTCACTTGATATTTTGGTCTCATACTACAACTTAAAGCTATCCCCATCAGCTCCACCCATGCTCTTTCCCACACTGGCCAAATATGGGTTACTTTGCTCCATAAACTAACCACGATTCATGCTTTAAGCTCAAGTATGCGTCTGAGGCTAAAGGGCTTCATTCAAACCCCTTTGCATAGGTGTCTGCCAAAATACATTCATGTTATGGTCTTAAGGGCACAAAACCTATTTAAACTCCTGAGTATATCTCaggaagttttcttttgttatttgtttttattttatgttggcTGTGGGGTTGTGAATCCAGtactttcaaaatgtctttCCCTGCTGAACAGATGAGCTTTTGTTTGAAGCCCCTGTGTTAGCCTCTGCGAGTGAACCACATGGGTGATCACGCTCGGTCTGGCTGTTACAAAGACTTCAGACTGCATAAATGTCTTTCTTCCAACTTCAGGGCCATCTGCCAAGGCATCAGAGGAGGACCAGGAGCGGACCAGGAGACTGGCTGATGCAGAGATGCACAGGCATCACCTTGAGAGTTTACTGgaccagagagacagagagatttcTGCACTGAGAGAGGTACTGTCTGGTCCAACTAtgggaaataaaacattacatgttATTGGACTAGTTATGTTGCTTTCTCCCATTTATTCAATGATATAAACTGCACTTTGATATCTCATCCAATCCAGCAGGAGCTGCACCGTCGATATGAGGGAACCCCTGAGTCCACCAAAACTAAGGCTCTACAGACTGTCATCGACATGAAGGTGAGGACTTGAATAAAGAAGTGTGTTTGCGGTGTTTTCGGTCACACATGTGTCATGCTATGGGTGTGTGAACTCCTCTTTATCAACCCCAGGATGCAAAAATCAATTCAATGGAGCGGGGCCTGAGAGACATGGAAGAGGAGCTGCTAATGCTGAAATCCAATGGACTCCTGAGCTGCGAAGAGcgtcaggaggagatgaagcaGATGGAGGTCTACCGCAGCCACACCAAGTTCATGAAGAACAAGGTCTGAGACGAGTTTAGTTTCTGGATCTTACAATCAGGAAGAAACAGACTTTAATTTGCTAAGTGTCATATCCATCCTTCATCGTCTTTCTTTCCCCCTCGGCCTCATGTTTGTCAGATGGAGCAGGTGAAGCAGGACCTCTCCAGGAAGGACACTGAGCTGCTTGGCTTGCAGACCAAGCTGGAGACCCTCACCAACCAGTTCTCAGACAGCAAGCAGCACATTGAAGTTCTCAAGGAGTCCCTCACTGCCAAGGAGCAGAGAGCCGCCATCTTACAGACAGAGGTACAGTAgatgcatatatatgtatatatatatacactactGACCAGAGGGCTTTGCAATATGTTTACAGCAAGGGCACTttaaagtcaaaacaaacaaaaacacagaatttaCCATATGTTAAGGAGGTTGTCTACCTTTTCCTGGCCAGGTGGACGCCTTACGTCTGCGCTTGGAAGAGAAGGAGACAACTCTGAATAAGAAGAGCAAGCAGATACAAGAAATGTCAGAAGAGAAGGGCACACTCAACGGGGAGATCCACGACCTCAAGGACATGCTGGAGGTTAAGGAGCGCAAAGTTAATGTGCTACAGAAGAAGGTGATTTGGACTACGAGCTGTttcaaaagtcttgttttgtctaaagTGACCACGAAAATACATTCATTATACTGTATCGTGTGCCCTGTGGCTGATCATTTGCTCTGCAGATTGAGAACCttcaggagcagctgagggACAAGGAGAAGCAGATGAGCAGCCTGAAGGAGCGAGTAAAGTCTTTGCAAGCGGACACCTCCAACACTGACACTGCTCTCACCACACTGGAGGAGTCTCTTGCGGAAAAGGTGAGTTTATGTCTGCATGTTAATTAGCGATACAACGTTACATTTGTGAAGGCAGCACGTATGTGATCGTTGTCTCTGCCTCCTCTTAGGAACGCATCATTGAGCGTCTAAAGGAGCAGCGAGACCGAGATGACCGGGAAAAGACGGAGGAACTTGACTCGAACAAGAAAGAACTGAAAGAGTTAAAGGAGAGACTGAGTTTACTGCAGGGAGACCTGTCAGACAGAGAGGTGAGAAACGGATTCAGGAACACGAGTTCACACAAATACAGGCAAACTCTTGTTTACTGTGGTTCTATTAATAAAGTGAAACTGCCTGAAATGAGCGTCAGGCTTTTTCCATTAGTCTCTTTTTCGATGAGTCACGGAGGCCTGTATTAAATCTAATGTATTTTCAGTCTCCTCAGGCTCTGTTAGTTTGATAAGCAGGAACAGGTTCATCtatatttctgtctctgtgtgtgtatgtgcagacGTCTCTGTTGGACCTGAAGGAGCATGCATCATCCCTGGCCTCCTCAGGGCTAAAGAAAGACTCCAAACTCAAGAGTATGGAGATTATCTTCGAGCAGAAGAAGGAGGAGTGCCTCAAACTGGAGAACCAGCTTAAGAGAGTAAGATCCTTCAGCACTAACATGATGTTACTTAATGATTTTCACTCATTTGACAGCGACCTGGGGACACGGAAGCGAATACAACTGCTTTCTAACTGGCTGCCCGTCTTTTGTCAGGCCCAAAATGCAACCCTGGAGGCTCAGGCCAACACCGAGCTGGCCGAGCGCATTAAGAACCTCGAGCAGGAAGTGGCTCGCCACAAAGAGGACTCTGGGAAGGCCCAGGCTGAGGTGGACCGCCTGCTGGAGATCCTTCGGGAAATGGAGAATGAGAAGAATGACAAGGACAAAAAGATCAATGAGCTGGAGAGGTGGGTGGAAACATGGACGTTGGTGACTCTCTGGAATAAATAGTGTCTCTAATGATTCTGTTatgtgctgtttttgtggtgtttgaCAGCTACAGAGCGTTTTCTACTGTCTTTTTTCGTTCTCCTGCTACTTTAGAGTTATGACCACTAAATTGTCTTTCAGTGATATCATGTCACTCTGGAGAACGTTGCCCCCGAGCACATTAAATAGTGGATTTTATTGTAATTTGGAAAGCTGCCATTTGGCATTTTAGCAGTATTGCTTTGAAAGCTGGTAGATAGTAGGTAGGTACGGCTGCAGTCGTTAAAGGCAAGCCATCTTTCATGTAATGTTTTCTATGTTTGTCTTCTACTTGTGGTGAATCATGTGACTTTATGACACAGAGTCAAAGACACCACATAATCCTATagctctttctcttttctccatcTTCCTGGCCTgagtctgtttttctctttactgCTTTCTTGTCTTTACACCGGAAACCTTTCACCCCACCAGTTTGACCTCCAGGTTAGTATTTGCTTCTTCGTCTCTCTCTCCCGACCCTGACATCCTTACTCTCCTCATCTTTTGCTCACATTTCTCTCCCTtgtttttctccatcttttACCCCTCCATAGTATGTGATGCAGCAAGCAACTGCTTTGTCTTAACCTATTGAACTCTTTGTCTTTTCTCATACTTCTGTTCATGCTCATTGTTCCTGTTTTCCCTTGCTTTCCCCTGCTTTATTGTTCCCTCTCACCCTAATATCAGAGATGGATTTTTGCAGGTCTGTTTAAAGTCTGTAAGGCTTTGCTCGTAACTGTTATgtcagaatatttaaaaaaggggATCACATCTCTTGATGGCCATATTTGATTTAGAAATAGCTTGTATTTGCTGCCTGACACTGTATTTACTTGGCATGCAATTATCATCCTATCCAGATTTACTTGGTTCATATCTGTAATCAAACATAAGACATTTGCACTTTTCCCCAAGTTACCGACAATATAAAATTGGAGTGATTATTTACATGTACATGTCAAGTGGGACAATAGTCTAACATATACATAACATGTATCTTCTCCCATGTATGGTGTCCCTGTAGGCAGATGAAGGACTCGACGAAGAAGGTGGCGTCTCTGAAGCACAAGGAGCAAGTGGAGAAGAGTAGGAATGCTCGACTCATGGATGAGGCCAGGAAGAGGGAGGACAACCTGTCTGAGAACTCACAGCAGGTGAAGGTGAGGATTGGACTGTGCAAACCTCGCAGTTCACATTTTCTGGCACCAACTTACTAATCCACCAATCAGTCCggttcagttttgtgtttccaTTATCAAAAGTCGTGGATGGGACCAAAAGAACCGCTCTGTGCCATCTTGATTTTcgacacacttttttttttttgaggtaCCTAGAACACTGATCCAATACTGAGAGGTGGAGTGAAAACACTGCAtaccactgattggtcagtctTTTGTCTCACTgcctgcagcagagagatgaTGAATGCtagcagaggagaaaaaggttGCTAGTCTGTAAATGTCGTCAGTCGGGCAGTAATGTACAGTGTAGGTCACAGTGTGTCCGTTTATAAAAGCAGCAGCCTCTCAAGAGATCTAGCGTTAAGGTACAGTTACCATGGGTTACATAAAGGTTCAAAGGGTACTATACTTTGCTGGAGACGTAGCTTGAAACCATAATCCTACATCTGTTCTGAAGGACACTCTGCGTCAGAAGGCGGAGCGCattgaggagctggaggaggcctTAAGGGAGAGCGTTCAGATCACCGCTGAGCGAGAGATGGTGCTGGCACAGGAAGAGGCTGCCAGGTCACTGCAGGAGAAACAggtacacaaaacaaacacacatagcaCACATACGACGGTGCCGTATTAATCAAGCCACAGGAGCACACCTACAGCACATGCATATTTGTACACAGATAAAGGAAACGCCTTCATCTACTGAGATTCTCCCTCACCTGTTTGCTGCCACTGTGgtgtttctcctccttccttcacctccttcctctcctctggcctccttctctttctcatttctttcattttggttttctcttgttttctctctgctgcacaCCGCCTCTCAGAAGCACTCACTCAAACCAATGCATGAGTCCAACCTCGCCCAAATTAAGTGGTCCAAGGTATGAGCCCAGTGCGTGTGACCTCCAACACTGACGGGGGTTGACACACTAACCACAACGCCTCTACGATTCATGCAGTCCCGTACAACCACCCTGCAGTTTTTCAGGACATTTATGTTGTTGGATTGCATTATGTTGTAAGGCGTTGCTGTTTGCAACCTGTGtaattttaatgtgattttgtttACCTGCTGTTTGCTTATGAAACAAAGCAATGCTGAGTAGTGGTTCGCTCATACAGCACAAAGCAGCCAATAAAATTTATCATTTGTGGATGAATTATTCACTCTTTCTTTCAGTCAATTGTAATTAAAGCTTATTGATATGAAACAATGGTACTATTGTGCCCTTTTATATAGTAAATAACAGGTAAAAGTTATTGTAGTGCTGTAGTTTCAATGGTATCTGTGTTATAGTTTACTCAGTCCTTCCCAAAAAGCCCACATGAATTCTGCTGCCCCTGCCTCTAATTAGAGCTCTTCATACTGGCAAGTCATGATAAAAAGCCCCATGCATTCACTGATGGATTTGGGGGATCTGTTTCACTCTATTCATGATTGAgttgttgttggtgtgtgtgtgtgtgtgtgttcccagatggaggagctgctgggGGCCATGGAGAAGGTGAAGCAGGAGCTGGAGTCGATGAGGGCTAAGCTGGCCTCCACCCAGCAGTCTCTGTGTGAGAAAGAAGCACACCTCTCAACCCTGCGAGCTGAGCGCAGGAAACACCTGGAGGAGGTGCTGGAGATGaagtaagacacacacacacacacacactcgcagtaGGGTGGAGTAGACTGTGGAGTATCGATTGCTGCCTTCATCTTGTAAAATGTCATCCAATTCTAGCCTTCCCCAGCTGGTGGGATGATTTTGcacaatgaataataaatgataattgAGCTATTTACTTGTGTGGTTAAATGCCATGTTGTTCGATCCCCACCTAACAGGCAGGAGGCGCTGTTGGCTACTATCAGCGAGAAGGACGCTAACATCGCCCTGCTGGAGTTGTCCTCCtctaagaagaagaagacccAGGACGAGGTGACTCAGCTGAAGCGGGAGAAGGACAGACTGGTGCAGCAGCTCAAACAGCAGGTGGGGAGGAGGCTGCTGCATGATTGAGGGGTTGTCCTGTTATTTCCATTTATCTTTTCTACACTTCTCGCACACAATATGTTCACCAGTAGGGAATAGAGCTCAGAGGTCTTATCAGGAAACCCTTTGGAAAAATTGGATGTCAGTGTAGCTTTTCAGTAACACAGAAGTTTGTGTTATCACCAGACTGCAAAGTTACAAGCCAAATTCCAGTAAATTATGCCTTCAGCATTAAAACCCTTGAggtttctctgtcacactggGGGGTAACTTTTTCTCTCAGCAGTATTTGAAGTCCCTGGATGTAGACCACCATACTCTCTCCCTCTAACCACGAGCCAACCAAAAAGTAACCTAAAACAATGGCTGCATATGAGACGGGCTTCCCTGTATGCTGGCTGCACACAAAGGTTTTAAATTCATGCAGTCTCTTTCTCCTAAATCTTTGCCAgccttattttgaaatgtaaagtgGGGTAATTATATAAGATTCACCCAAGTCCTCTCGATTCTGTATACAAAATAGATTTGAAAAGAGATATAGTTCTCTGAAATGCGGTATATTAATGTTTTGCATGATGATGAAGAGTCAAAACATTACAGGAACGTTTAAGTGTTAGAACAACCAGGGGTCTATATTTGTTGTTGGAGACAGGTTTCCTGATGCTTAGAACATTTTActgatcttgggacctgttcGATACATTGACATTGAATAGCACAGGTGTAGATAATAAGATAAATGATGGCTAAATTATCATTaagctggtggtggtggtgttgtgcATGCTGGCACACTGTCATGACTTACAGGGAGACTTGAATAGAAACGCCTGTGGTTTTcttagaatagaatagaaacaCCTGTGAGTCACaatatctgctgtgaaaaaaggcCTTTTGTCTGACTCCTGTTGGTACTGCTGGACTCAATTCTAGGACATAGCCATGTTGGCAAACCTCAGCTTATTTATGCTCAAGTTTTTCATTCCAGCCTCAGATATCTCTTTTTAATGACactgaaggattttttttattcctacCAGGCTTGTTCTGATACCAATAATAGTATCAGAAATGCCTCCGGTGCAGCCTAAAATGCTGGATAGGGTATCGAAGCGTCTATGCACCTATCTGATACCATGTAAAGTATTACGTATACTTCCTGGCGTGTCCCATACACCTGAATGCAACTTAACAGAATTTTTTAGCACAAGTAGCCGATGGTGATGAGACCCATGTGCATCAAATAGAGTGCCTGAATCAAAAGTGCcccaaaaaaatcaactttaaagTAGTTTCAACTGGATAAAATGGCCGTTTTGCTCGCTGTACTACTGCTGTTTTAGAGCGATGAAGAAGAACTGGATTTTTTCACTGTAGTCTAATGTTAGTCAGAGCTAGCTAAATGTCAGCGACTTATGCTGGAAAAGTAGAAGTAAAATGACGGAGCGCATGCAAGGCCTTAGCTTTTTCAAAGAATTGGTATTTATTcccagatctttttttttttgtgtgtgtgtgttttgactgtCACACTAGAAATTCAAAGAAAGCTCTATGGCAGTCATTCTCTGTATGCATTTGCTCatgttttacaaagtgtttaACCTTTAGCCAATGGTAGCAATCGTATTATATTCATACAGAGTTGCTAGtttacagctttaaaaaataattcagttAAATACTTTGTTCCCATGTCAACACAGTTGGTATGGATATGcctgtagtagtagtaataataataataacaataatataaatactttttttttttttttaatgctctgGTATCTGGTCAGTACTAAGTATCAGGTGATATGTGGTATGGGAATCAGTATCGGGTaggaaaaaatgttgttggAACGTCTCTAAttcttactgtgtttatttcacagaCTCAGAACAGAATGAAACTGATGGCAGACAACTATGAGGATGATCATCTGAAGACTGCCCCTGACCAGACAAATCACAAACCCTCTCCAGATCAGGTAGCTTAACCCAACCACAAACTTTTCATCCCGGACAGCTTGAATAAACGTTCTGCAGTTGATCGGTTACGTCTGTCGTAAACAAGGTTGAACTGTTGCCTGTTGGATGGaagttttcttctgtttttaacttttttcttctgtatacACACTAACCAAATGTTCCTCTCTAATGCTGCGATTGGCTTACCTTGTGGCTAACAGGATGATGAGGAGGGTATTTGGGCGTAGCCAACCTTTtgccctccccctcccctcctctctctctcagccatTTTGTTCAGAAGGGTGAGCTCGTATGAAAAGCCAAACCCGACACACCTTTCTTCTCCATCGGTGCTCTGTGGCATGTTTACTTATCCTCATTCATTGTGGTTTTCCTTTATCCGCTCGTCTTAATGTTGATGGTCATTGTTGCCTGGTCTTTTCTGTGATGGCACTCATCCTGtgctttaacaacactgttCATTTTTTTGCTTATTATTGGCTGATGGGACGTGGATTAGtggcgtgtgtttgtgtgttgcatgCGGGAGCAAAGAGGATGAGATGATTGTGATCCTTGTTCAGTCTCACTCTAAAGCATCTTAACTTTGCATGGCACTGCTCTGACACAAGTGATTAGCTCCTCACATTTTGACTTACACTGACAGGTGCTGCATTGGGTATTGGGACGGTTTAACCTCAGTGTAATCAGCGGTTGAGTAAGTCGCTTTAAGACACTTTGTCGAGCTGCACATACTTAAATGACACAGGATTCTCTAGAAGGCTGGCTCTAATGTGAGATGGTGATGGGAGCATGCATGCAGATGATGATGTTTTGATTTTCTCccataaaacacttttttttgtgtttttgtgtctttcattatGTTCAACCATCGAAACCCTCATTAAACTTCCATGAAGTCTAAAGaaaatgatttctttctttcattttcactcgTATATAAATTTGTCCCTTTACTGCTCTGCCTCCTCacactttcttcctcttcttcctcccaccCTGCAGATGATCCCCCCTCTTCTAGCCCTGTCCCAGAACCGCAGTAAGCTCAAGCTCTACATCGCCCACCTGACGGACCTCTGCCATGACCGGGACCCCAGCATCCTCAGCCAGCTCACGCCGCCCTCTCACTACCACCACAGCGACCCAGAAGACTGGGAGAAGGACCTCCAGAAGATGACTGTCGAACAGGTAGAGGAGGAactctcagctgctctgttaTTCATCCCTGCATTTGTAATTACCAATTTGTAATATAATAACAGGTATATTAGCCTGAAGAAAACCCTAGCAGGCGTGACATGTAGTGTCTGCAAGGTAATCCTTTGAGGCAACAACGACCGTCAATGTTACGTCacctaaaagtgcttgtttttctcattgacatgctgaggttgttattcaaGTGTCTGACAAAATTACGGAATtacaatttgatttttttattcctccaccgcatatttttggccataactcaagaattaATACAATAATTACGATAGAATTTGACATACAAATATCTTATAGGATAAAATGAAGTTATTacatttgatatccaaaaggtcaagagggtaaatgcactgtgacatcatgatATTTTGCAAATAATGTTCTGAGCATCACCgccacagctcaggaacagcagtACTATTGTTTAATTCACTTTAAAAATCTGAGTGTTCCTATTGGTTGCTTTAATCCAGCGaatgagttaaaaaaaagccttttttagttttagaaAAATGCAGACTTTTGTTGACGCTTGGAAACTAATTCATGTTTGTCTCTCCAGTTGGAGCGAGAGCTGGAGGTGTGTGAGAAGGAGAGCGGAGAGCTGCAGGAGTACGCCAACTCTGTCCTCCAGCAGATCGCAGACTACTGCCCCGACATCCTAGAGCAGGTCGTCAATGCCCTGGAGGAGTCGTGCTGACAACTGACCTCAGACATAACCTGTAGCTGAGCCCCCTACCTCCACTCAATGAGGCTCCCGGAAGGATGAGTGAAAGCTGGGGCATTATCTCGCCCCACTGAGCTCTTCTTCCTCGCTCCCTTCGTCCACCccgtaacaaaaaaaaaatgttcaagtGCTTTCCTGTCTCGTGTGTCTCTCATGTCAGGCCTGCAAAACTGAATTGGGGATGTTCACGAAGTCTGTGGCAGTGTTGTCAAATACGGCAGATATCACAGTGGGACGAGAAGTTAAAATCTATCCCTTTAGCATTTGTGAACTCACCAAATTCACCTGCTTTGCTTAGAAAAATGTCATTGCACACCTGTAAGTCAGGGACAGGTGCGttgggagagaaaaaggaaaatcagATGAAAGAAGCAAACTTCCGCACAAAGTCTTGGAGTATACTGCCAACCTTCCTCTCCCTAGACGGCTTCATTCAGAGCAGGAAGTGCTGGATCAAGCACAGTTACCTTACTCACTTCTATCTCAGTCTTTTTAGATTCCTGTCACAAATCCTTCAAGTGTTAAAGGGGTAA
This sequence is a window from Pagrus major chromosome 8, Pma_NU_1.0. Protein-coding genes within it:
- the LOC141001081 gene encoding ELKS/Rab6-interacting/CAST family member 1-like isoform X2; translation: MYGSARSVGRGDANHSGGRDGGGTGSQGSGRSPRLPRSPRMGHRRTNSTGGSGGGPGGPGGKTLSMENIQSLNAAYATSGPMYLSDNEVAMAGDHIPKSGGTVTTMGRQRVTYGSRGSNSGVVAASTPNISTSVPGNAVLPAGMMAGDALAFGDHHMASTVPHSLRQARDNTILDLQAQLKEVLRENEMLRREVEVKESKLSSSMNSIKTFWSPELKKERALRKDEVSKITVWKEQYRVIQDEAQHLQMTVQALQDELRIQRDLNQLFQQDPANQGRDLALTSEPTEENYRRLQAEHERQSKELFLLRKTLEEMELRIDTQKQTLGARDESIKKLLEMLQSKGPSAKASEEDQERTRRLADAEMHRHHLESLLDQRDREISALREELHRRYEGTPESTKTKALQTVIDMKDAKINSMERGLRDMEEELLMLKSNGLLSCEERQEEMKQMEVYRSHTKFMKNKMEQVKQDLSRKDTELLGLQTKLETLTNQFSDSKQHIEVLKESLTAKEQRAAILQTEVDALRLRLEEKETTLNKKSKQIQEMSEEKGTLNGEIHDLKDMLEVKERKVNVLQKKIENLQEQLRDKEKQMSSLKERVKSLQADTSNTDTALTTLEESLAEKERIIERLKEQRDRDDREKTEELDSNKKELKELKERLSLLQGDLSDRETSLLDLKEHASSLASSGLKKDSKLKSMEIIFEQKKEECLKLENQLKRAQNATLEAQANTELAERIKNLEQEVARHKEDSGKAQAEVDRLLEILREMENEKNDKDKKINELERQMKDSTKKVASLKHKEQVEKSRNARLMDEARKREDNLSENSQQVKDTLRQKAERIEELEEALRESVQITAEREMVLAQEEAARSLQEKQMEELLGAMEKVKQELESMRAKLASTQQSLCEKEAHLSTLRAERRKHLEEVLEMKQEALLATISEKDANIALLELSSSKKKKTQDEVTQLKREKDRLVQQLKQQTQNRMKLMADNYEDDHLKTAPDQTNHKPSPDQMIPPLLALSQNRSKLKLYIAHLTDLCHDRDPSILSQLTPPSHYHHSDPEDWEKDLQKMTVEQLERELEVCEKESGELQEYANSVLQQIADYCPDILEQVVNALEESC
- the LOC141001081 gene encoding ELKS/Rab6-interacting/CAST family member 1-like isoform X1, producing MYGSARSVGRGDANHSGGRDGGGTGSQGSGRSPRLPRSPRMGHRRTNSTGGSGGGPGGPGGKTLSMENIQSLNAAYATSGPMYLSDNEVAMAGDHIPKSGGTVTTMGRQRVTYGSRGSNSGVVAASTPNISTSVPGNAVLPAGMMAGDALAFGDHHMASTVPHSLRQARDNTILDLQAQLKEVLRENEMLRREVEVKESKLSSSMNSIKTFWSPELKKERALRKDEVSKITVWKEQYRVIQDEAQHLQMTVQALQDELRIQRDLNQLFQQDPANQGRDLALTSEPTEENYRRLQAEHERQSKELFLLRKTLEEMELRIDTQKQTLGARDESIKKLLEMLQSKGPSAKASEEDQERTRRLADAEMHRHHLESLLDQRDREISALREQELHRRYEGTPESTKTKALQTVIDMKDAKINSMERGLRDMEEELLMLKSNGLLSCEERQEEMKQMEVYRSHTKFMKNKMEQVKQDLSRKDTELLGLQTKLETLTNQFSDSKQHIEVLKESLTAKEQRAAILQTEVDALRLRLEEKETTLNKKSKQIQEMSEEKGTLNGEIHDLKDMLEVKERKVNVLQKKIENLQEQLRDKEKQMSSLKERVKSLQADTSNTDTALTTLEESLAEKERIIERLKEQRDRDDREKTEELDSNKKELKELKERLSLLQGDLSDRETSLLDLKEHASSLASSGLKKDSKLKSMEIIFEQKKEECLKLENQLKRAQNATLEAQANTELAERIKNLEQEVARHKEDSGKAQAEVDRLLEILREMENEKNDKDKKINELERQMKDSTKKVASLKHKEQVEKSRNARLMDEARKREDNLSENSQQVKDTLRQKAERIEELEEALRESVQITAEREMVLAQEEAARSLQEKQMEELLGAMEKVKQELESMRAKLASTQQSLCEKEAHLSTLRAERRKHLEEVLEMKQEALLATISEKDANIALLELSSSKKKKTQDEVTQLKREKDRLVQQLKQQTQNRMKLMADNYEDDHLKTAPDQTNHKPSPDQMIPPLLALSQNRSKLKLYIAHLTDLCHDRDPSILSQLTPPSHYHHSDPEDWEKDLQKMTVEQLERELEVCEKESGELQEYANSVLQQIADYCPDILEQVVNALEESC